The following DNA comes from Seriola aureovittata isolate HTS-2021-v1 ecotype China chromosome 15, ASM2101889v1, whole genome shotgun sequence.
TTTGTGAAAGAatctaagacatttttatttcataccccttttcaaaaatctgttttcatgtcaAATGACAGTGATTTCATGACACTTTTTCATTCCATGTCGCTTTTCATGACAGTAAATATTCCTCCAAACCACTCAAAAGCTTTTTTATCTGCAGGAGAGAAGGAAGGTTCCATGCACAAGTAAGTTAGGTGTGtgagacaacagacagacagattggTACCAGTGTCACAGTTACCTTTCCTCTTGGTCTCCTCAAACTCCCTGCGAGCTGACTCAATGTAGCGCTGCACCAGAGCCCTGATCACCTGCTGCCGGTAAGGTAACTGGCTGTCTTCAGATCCCTTATCATTGGACTTAGTAGATAATACAGACATTAAAGAGACAGGGTATAATTAGCAAAGAATGTgtatattgaaatatttttttttaactacagtCACGTTGACTCCAAAATGTGagcattaaacacacacttaccaTAGAGGCTATCGGGGGATATTTTTGCTCAGAATtacaagagcagcagcagcagatttgtCTGAAGATACTCCTGGAACGgaatttgaattgaatgaattaaaaaaactacacaaaatgatgatgtgtctTTGCAAGTTAAAGgtattttgaagttttagaGCTCACCTTAAGATGTAAAAGACAGCTTTGGGTGAGGGGATGATGTTGAAGGGTACAGGTATGGTGAGGCCCTCTCTGAAGTAGCTGAGGTACAGCTTGGACCGAGCAAATTTCCACTCAACATCTGCATCATCCTGAAATAATAGCGACAATCAGTAGGGTTTCTCCCTTTATTGCAGGCGTGACATAAACAATCTCTCTTTACCTCAATTTTCTGAAAGGAGTTGGTGATCATAGCAATAAGCATGTTGAGCAGGATGATGACAATGACGAGCGTGAAGATGCCGTACAGAATCCGTCCTACAAACTCTGCCAACACAAACTGTGGCATGTCCACGTAGTCCTGGTTGGCCACGCCAAACATGGTCCAGAATAAGAAGTGGAAGGTCTCATTaaacctgcagcagagcagTGGAGAGTGATATCAtgataaaactgttttcataCTATGATTTAACTAACCATTAAATCGAGAGATCGAGATGTATTGATAATGATTGATCCGACAATATACTGTTTCAGCTGATGTTTCATcagctatgatgtttttatgtaaaataataataataataataataataataataataacagctgATATTGGAAGATAgctaaataaacatattttccaaaatgtcagactactCTTTTAAAAAGCGGTTCTAATTCTGTCCATGTGAACTCATATTTGTCGCCTCAGGGTCAGCACAGATTCCTACCTGCCAAGATGTGGAGAGATGACGTAAGGAACATAGACATTGTTGATGCCACAGAGGAAGGCTGTTCCAATGATCATCAATATAAACATAAatctaaaatagaaaaaaaaacattgtcactGGTTCTGTCATGTGTCCTGACTTCCCTTGCAGGCAATGACCAGTatacaaatatgcaaatgtataaTGAAGGAGGCAAAATTAAAAGTGCTTGTACCTCATCATATCGTCAATCATCTTTCCGATGGAGATCTGCAGAGTTCCCAGAGACTCATGGGCCGGCAGGATGTACGCCAGCCGTGTGAAGCTCAACATGCTGGTCACTGCAAACAGCACCTCGGCAATAAGCTGGGGGTCCTCCTGATGCCAGTCCTCACGCACTGAGGGACaatttcacacagaaacagaccaGTTGAGCATAAACAACTTAAGAAGACGTCCAACAATCAATTTGGACaaattctgtgacattttctcaCCAGTCTGGGTGAAATAAACACACTCCTCTGCGCCGTTATGATCATGGCAGAGGAGGTAACCTTTGAGCATGATGAGCACACGTAACGCAAAGGACGCCAGGTACATGCTGAGCACCATCATGTCCAAGCAGTTCCACCAGTCCAGGAAGTAACTCCGCAGCCCCTCGATCCACACTTCCTTACACTCATACCAGAAGAATCCTACGAGCGACATCACAGTATGAGCCTGATataaacccttttttttttaaggtaagAATGTTTTTTATTACGAGTTAGAATAGAGAGAGTGAACCTACCAACCACCCACACCATGTGGAAGGAGCTGTGCAGCATGTTCTGCTGCCGGGAAGCAAATTTGTCTCGATACATCTCCATTGTTATTGATTCTCCAAGCAATGTGATTAGAAACCACAGATAGGAAGCTGAGTGAAGGAGGAATTTGATCACAGGAATCTTAAGGATCTTTCCTACCTGGTGAAAACACAAGAGACattgttaatttgttattttcttaattGAATGCTTCTCATGACAGTCTATGAAACTTTTACATTGATTTAAGATACAACCCAGTTGTCACAGTTTGTCAGAAAGTATAAGAATTCTCTACATTTGGAGACTTTTGGGCaatgtgacctttgactttGGTGCAATCCAGTAGACGAGGCAGAGGAAAGGCATGGTGAGAAAGATCcccacagagacaaacagcttCCAGGCCGTCCTGCTGCCTCTCCAGCCTGCCAGGTTCCCACACCAGATTGACGAAAGTACCTGCTGGCAGATTGGGTGTGCCACAAACTACAcgaaaacagacacacagaaagggagacagaaatTATGGATTAAGCATATGTCTTCTTTGACTTGTCTTTGGTTGACAGCGGTTTTTGCATCTTGTTACCTGCTTCTGGTTGTAGTTGACAGCAAGCCGCAGTCGTGACAGGTTGGGTATCCCCTCCTCAAAGGCCTGCTCTTGTAAGGCATCCTGGCTCTCGTCTCCACAGCTGTTAAGGATGGTGGTGACCTCGCTCTGGTTGCGACACATGCCCAGCAACTCAACGGCAAACTCCTGACAGAGCTGCTCCAGGCCAAGGTACTgaggctgcaggagagaggCATCACAGCCAAGGTCAAGCAACAGCACAAACACCCAATATCAACAGTAAGCGGGGAAATCAAGGAATGTCATCACACCTTGAACTCTGGCTCTTTTTGTGAGAGCTTCCTGAGCTCTCTGCTGAGACTGAAAGCTCTGAGCATGGCATCATCAGAAGTGATGGACAGGTAAGCACGGCTGGCGATGCCACGGTAGGTGTTAATGCGAGACAAGGAGAACTTCAGCAGGTCGTACTGCCGCCCGTTTCGACATTCCAGACAGGCGCAGGATATCTTATGTGGCCATGGGATGATGTGACCTTTTTGGGTGAGCATGGTGACTATGTCATACAGGTCTTTCTGGCAGGCTAAGGTCAGAGGGGTGACACCGGGGGCAAACTGGGAATTGTCAATAGAGTGGTCAAAGATGGCCTGAGAGAAGGAGCGCACGTCCATCTTGTTGCCTTTCTCTTGGTCAAGGCGGTCCAGCAGACGCTTCACCACTCTGGGCTGGTTGGTGTCCACAGCAACCAGCAGGGCCTCATGAATCTGACGGAAGTCAAACTTGACCCCCTGCAGGAGGGTGTCCATGGCATCCTCATTGCCCAGGCGGATGGACAGGTTGAGGGCCTCTCTCCACTGGCGGTCCTCAGATTCATCCAGCTGACGGATGATGCCATCACCGGTTTTCAACAGTCCACACAGCAGCTCTATTTTCCCTTCCTGAATTGCACTGATGAGCTCCGGAGGGAACAGCATCTTCTTGTTCATAATCTCGCGCCATTGTTCTGGCTgagggacaggacaggacagtcAGCAGCAGTATTAGATGTCTATTCACACATATTTAAGAAATGAATGTCAGATATCAGGGAAAAGGCAGTTTACAGTTTGAattcataaaagaaaattaaagtcTGGACAAAAAGTTGTTTCTGTAGAAAAATTAAAGGAGgtagaaaaattaaaagagaTAACATATAGTACAAAAGAATGCATGACTGAGAACATTTTGTAACGTTAAGGAAAacacaattaattaataaaatatagattatatatTCTGTATGATAACATAAAGCCGTTTAGAGGATACATGGAGCATGGGCTCCATAGATTTAGCCTGATTTTTATCCTCacaccattttttaaaattccagTCTATTTCATTACAAATCTAAAGAACCACGTGTACATCAAGCTCTGCTTACCGTGAGGTTTTCCATCCCttatgacaaaacaacacaattctGAGCGACGATCCTAAGTGAAGACACAATCACATTCTCTGGAGACCTGAAATAAATCCTTTTTGCCAGCTATTTTGAGCTTCAGCGATGAAGATGAGAGATATCAGTAGGTTTTCAGAAGCAGCTCCAATCAGAGAAGGACTAAGCACTTTGGTGTCCTGCGATCATGTGCTACCAGCTGACTGCATGGACCCAGTACCCACAAACTCAATAACACACTTTCATCCCCCATGGGGCAATGCCAATTAAAATGTAACCGGTTCTAAGTGTTTCATGCTTGGCTGGGCCCACACCAAACTGTTACTGCATTCAAACACGAATTAACTCTGGTCTCCCCACTGGAAACAGCACCATGGTACAATTAAAGTAGCTGTTACCGAACAGGCAGCAGCTGTCACCACTTTCCCCCAGAGGACCTGTGAGTTCACAGCAGTGGGAAAAACAAGGAGCTGCAAGTAAAAGATTTACCGATTATTTTCACCCGCTTTTTTCATGCTGTTTGCTTTGTGGAAGCATTCCGGTCTAGTTActaaaattagtttta
Coding sequences within:
- the LOC130182667 gene encoding short transient receptor potential channel 2-like; this translates as MENLTPEQWREIMNKKMLFPPELISAIQEGKIELLCGLLKTGDGIIRQLDESEDRQWREALNLSIRLGNEDAMDTLLQGVKFDFRQIHEALLVAVDTNQPRVVKRLLDRLDQEKGNKMDVRSFSQAIFDHSIDNSQFAPGVTPLTLACQKDLYDIVTMLTQKGHIIPWPHKISCACLECRNGRQYDLLKFSLSRINTYRGIASRAYLSITSDDAMLRAFSLSRELRKLSQKEPEFKPQYLGLEQLCQEFAVELLGMCRNQSEVTTILNSCGDESQDALQEQAFEEGIPNLSRLRLAVNYNQKQFVAHPICQQVLSSIWCGNLAGWRGSRTAWKLFVSVGIFLTMPFLCLVYWIAPKSKVGKILKIPVIKFLLHSASYLWFLITLLGESITMEMYRDKFASRQQNMLHSSFHMVWVVGFFWYECKEVWIEGLRSYFLDWWNCLDMMVLSMYLASFALRVLIMLKGYLLCHDHNGAEECVYFTQTVREDWHQEDPQLIAEVLFAVTSMLSFTRLAYILPAHESLGTLQISIGKMIDDMMRFMFILMIIGTAFLCGINNVYVPYVISPHLGRFNETFHFLFWTMFGVANQDYVDMPQFVLAEFVGRILYGIFTLVIVIILLNMLIAMITNSFQKIEDDADVEWKFARSKLYLSYFREGLTIPVPFNIIPSPKAVFYILRSIFRQICCCCSCNSEQKYPPIASMSNDKGSEDSQLPYRQQVIRALVQRYIESARREFEETKRKDIGNRITELSKAVCRMHSDMKVIQQLLMDDGHIPSDALTKDGSSILGKYIIGAKNNFRGFNSRQEEKNTSLQVTVHHEEEGVDKEKVADTKQESDTQQNQVGECGAEGTTQVTDCDVVKMEEGRAKIETEDEKETEKEEQVEADKNQNMYNKVKEEGAAGASFNNVEEMVKAEVTQDEAENIREEEIHTGAKIGEKHTEATTELIESIKVSNETTETKKLVNKFKDIELQEKKVEARWMKGRKFEHNVAEKSGVRESNDKPGVQKTIPSPTGSSSSQDTGFGSQEGEGSIDGSLVRP